One Papio anubis isolate 15944 chromosome 9, Panubis1.0, whole genome shotgun sequence genomic window carries:
- the C9H12orf73 gene encoding uncharacterized protein C12orf73 homolog, with protein sequence MPAGVPMSTYLKMLTASLLAMFAGAEVVHRYYRPELTIPEIPPKPGELKTELLGLKEGKHKPQVSQQEELK encoded by the exons ATGCCCGCGGGCGTGCCCATGTCCACCTACCTGAAAATGTTGACAGCCAGTCTCCTGGCCATGTTCGCAGGGGCAGAAGTGGTGCACAGATACTACCGACCGGAGCTG acaATACCTGAAATTCCACCAAAGCCTGGAGAACTCAAAACGGAGCTTTTGGgactgaaagaaggaaaacacaaaCCTCAAGTTTCTCAACAGGAGGAACTTAAATAA